AAGGTCGGGCGCCCAAGCGTCGCCTGCACGGATTCGCGATTGTCGACCCCCGGTTGCACCGCGGTGATCAGCGCCTCGTCGGCGAGATAGCCCTGATGGTCGGTCACCCGGGTGCAAGCGGTCGAAAGAAGGGCGCCCGCGAGCGTAAGTCCAAGAGCGAAGCCGCGTGCATGCCGAACCATCATTTTGAAAATTCTCCCGAATCGACCGGCCTGACCCGCACGGGGCCGGCGCCTGCCTTGTCGGCAGGGATAGAAGGCCCCAATATCGCACGCAAGCTGAACGGCGCAAGTACGCCCCCTTCCGAACCGGAGCCGCCATTGTCCTTTTTCTCCCGCATCTTCGGCAATCCCGCCAAGGAGCGCGCGCGCCTCCGCCCGCTTTACGACAGCATCGTGCGCGAAGCGCGGCAGCCGGTCTGGTATCGCGAGGGCGGGGTTCCCGACACGCTCGAGGGGCGGTTCGACATGGTCTCGACGATACTCGCCTTGGTCCTGCTGCGGCTGGAGCGCGAGGGCGACGCGATGAAGCCGCAGACGATCCTGCTGACGGAGCTCTTCATCGACGACATGGACGGTACGCTTCGCCAGATCGGCATCGGCGACATCATCGTCGGCAAGCATGTCGGCAAGATCATGGGCGCGCTCGGCGGCCGACTCG
The nucleotide sequence above comes from Sphingosinicella sp. BN140058. Encoded proteins:
- a CDS encoding ubiquinol-cytochrome C chaperone family protein, producing MPNHHFENSPESTGLTRTGPAPALSAGIEGPNIARKLNGASTPPSEPEPPLSFFSRIFGNPAKERARLRPLYDSIVREARQPVWYREGGVPDTLEGRFDMVSTILALVLLRLEREGDAMKPQTILLTELFIDDMDGTLRQIGIGDIIVGKHVGKIMGALGGRLGAFRDGLSGKADLADAVRRNIFRDAPPSEQAVDFVSTRLRSRGEALDGVPVDDVLAGEIGR